A single window of Pseudarthrobacter psychrotolerans DNA harbors:
- a CDS encoding glycosyltransferase 87 family protein produces MTWLLGPYFAAHAIVFAVLNRNPGFDAHAYWLAGQGDLVYSRAAGQTDAFLYSPAFAFVIRPLTVLDWPFFLATWVIIEAVLLVWLLKPLQLRWSIPLFLLCVPELVNANIFILLAACAVMGIGRPGYWAFPLLTKITSGVGLVWFAVRGEWRRVLQALGFTITVVAVSYILTPTEWHSWINFLATQSGGTQDGLFSFVLRCMLAACVVAWGAKKNWPWLIAPAMVIASPVFALPTLTLLVAIPRLSTAGSGGAK; encoded by the coding sequence TTGACCTGGCTGCTAGGGCCTTACTTTGCGGCACACGCAATTGTGTTTGCTGTTTTAAACAGGAACCCCGGATTCGACGCGCATGCCTACTGGCTCGCCGGACAGGGGGACCTTGTATATAGCCGCGCGGCTGGACAGACTGACGCGTTCCTCTATTCGCCTGCGTTCGCGTTCGTTATCCGGCCGCTAACCGTCCTTGACTGGCCTTTCTTCCTCGCGACGTGGGTGATCATAGAAGCCGTACTTTTGGTTTGGCTTCTGAAGCCGTTGCAGCTTAGGTGGTCCATCCCTCTCTTCCTTCTGTGCGTTCCCGAGCTTGTCAACGCGAACATCTTTATCCTCCTGGCGGCTTGCGCCGTTATGGGAATCGGTCGTCCTGGCTATTGGGCGTTTCCTCTCCTCACGAAGATCACCAGCGGAGTCGGCCTGGTGTGGTTCGCTGTCCGTGGCGAGTGGCGGCGTGTGCTTCAAGCATTGGGCTTCACCATAACGGTGGTTGCCGTGTCCTACATTTTGACGCCAACCGAGTGGCACTCTTGGATAAATTTTCTCGCCACTCAGAGTGGCGGGACTCAGGACGGCCTTTTCAGCTTTGTTCTCCGCTGCATGTTGGCGGCGTGTGTGGTCGCTTGGGGAGCCAAGAAAAACTGGCCGTGGCTCATTGCCCCCGCCATGGTCATTGCGTCACCCGTATTCGCTTTGCCAACTCTTACACTGTTGGTGGCGATCCCCCGGCTTTCCACGGCCGGCTCCGGTGGGGCGAAGTAG
- a CDS encoding glycosyltransferase family 39 protein, translating into MATNVQALGGTPLKRADAVGLAALVTAAAVMYFWRLDSNGWGNGYYAAAAQAGAADWQAFFFGSSDSGNSITVDKLPASIWLSSLSVRLFGLTSWSLLGPQALLGVGTVVLTYFTVRRHFRHSSAMIAGTVLLLSPAAAMMFRYNNPDALLTFLLTLAMYLMMRASEDGRWRWILGTGAVIGAAFLTKSAQALLLLPALAGVYMYSGPGRAGPRFLQLVTGLAAIAATAGWWLVIAEATRPDARPYAGGSFSNSFVEVLLRQNGLGRILGAAGGGTPGQEAAPPGPFRLIQFSSFGSQGAWLLPAAGLLLVAALILLRRQPRADLRRATLLFSGAWILSYCAIFSFMGGVIHPYYLIAIAPPIAMLIGATWEVLRPAQRWLPYRLVLASAVLMCGVVAFGYLSNSSPLGPVLALVVLAFCLVGCELAVFRLRNRGARRLSLVFLAATCGLGPLLFSASAIASAHTGVSPAASMLGSHTVLDSPDPSLWPDGNSQGIRGSALGHPADAQVVAFLRQADNPASRWAAASPGALNAAQYQLSLELPVMPVGGFNGGTPYPSVSQFSNYVESGDIRYYLVRHDAQDIDAEAEFADEVTDWVRAHFACVRIGDMDVFDLRQRLPNS; encoded by the coding sequence ATGGCCACCAACGTTCAAGCATTGGGGGGCACGCCTTTGAAACGTGCAGATGCGGTCGGACTTGCGGCGCTCGTCACTGCTGCTGCGGTCATGTATTTCTGGAGGCTGGATTCCAATGGCTGGGGCAACGGGTACTACGCTGCAGCCGCTCAGGCTGGTGCTGCAGACTGGCAGGCATTCTTCTTCGGTTCCTCGGACAGCGGCAACAGCATCACGGTGGATAAGCTGCCAGCCAGCATCTGGTTGTCGTCCCTGTCAGTAAGGCTGTTTGGCCTTACTTCATGGAGTCTCCTGGGACCGCAGGCTCTTCTCGGTGTTGGGACTGTAGTACTTACCTATTTCACCGTCCGCCGGCACTTTCGTCACAGTTCCGCCATGATAGCCGGCACTGTTTTGCTGCTTAGTCCGGCCGCTGCCATGATGTTTCGCTATAACAATCCAGATGCACTGCTCACCTTTCTTCTGACCCTCGCGATGTACCTTATGATGAGGGCGTCCGAAGATGGGCGCTGGCGCTGGATTCTGGGCACAGGGGCCGTTATTGGAGCTGCATTCCTGACAAAGTCCGCGCAGGCGCTGCTCCTGCTTCCCGCTCTGGCTGGAGTGTATATGTACTCCGGCCCGGGCCGGGCCGGGCCGCGATTCTTGCAGCTGGTGACTGGTCTCGCCGCCATCGCGGCCACGGCTGGGTGGTGGTTAGTCATCGCTGAAGCTACACGTCCGGACGCGAGACCCTATGCAGGCGGCTCGTTCAGCAACAGCTTTGTTGAAGTACTCCTCAGACAGAACGGCCTCGGGCGGATCCTAGGGGCCGCAGGGGGTGGGACGCCGGGGCAGGAAGCCGCGCCCCCTGGGCCTTTTAGGCTCATACAGTTTTCGTCCTTCGGCAGCCAAGGGGCCTGGTTATTGCCGGCAGCGGGTCTCCTTCTTGTCGCCGCATTGATCCTTCTGAGACGCCAGCCGAGGGCAGACCTAAGGCGCGCGACTTTGCTGTTTTCGGGGGCGTGGATTCTGAGCTACTGTGCCATTTTCAGTTTCATGGGCGGCGTCATCCATCCCTATTACCTGATAGCTATCGCCCCGCCAATTGCAATGCTCATCGGGGCAACTTGGGAGGTTCTCAGGCCAGCCCAGAGATGGCTTCCGTATCGGCTCGTTTTGGCTTCAGCAGTATTAATGTGCGGGGTGGTCGCATTTGGATATCTCTCTAACTCATCACCCTTGGGTCCTGTTCTTGCCTTGGTTGTCTTGGCCTTCTGCCTTGTCGGCTGCGAATTAGCGGTTTTTCGCCTCCGGAATCGTGGGGCACGCCGCCTATCCCTTGTCTTTCTTGCGGCTACCTGCGGCTTAGGACCTCTGTTGTTCTCGGCCTCCGCCATAGCCAGCGCGCACACTGGAGTCTCTCCCGCCGCATCCATGCTCGGGAGCCACACAGTTCTCGATTCGCCCGACCCATCACTTTGGCCGGACGGCAACAGCCAAGGTATCAGGGGATCAGCCTTAGGTCACCCGGCCGATGCACAAGTAGTAGCTTTCCTCAGGCAAGCAGACAATCCAGCGTCACGCTGGGCTGCAGCGTCCCCCGGCGCCCTGAACGCCGCACAGTATCAGCTCAGCCTGGAACTACCGGTGATGCCTGTCGGAGGTTTCAACGGCGGCACACCGTACCCCAGCGTTTCTCAGTTCAGCAATTACGTCGAATCGGGCGACATCCGGTACTACCTTGTACGGCATGACGCTCAAGACATCGATGCGGAGGCCGAGTTTGCTGATGAAGTCACTGACTGGGTTCGAGCACATTTTGCATGCGTGCGGATAGGTGACATGGACGTATTTGACCTTCGCCAGCGGCTTCCAAATTCCTGA
- the rpsI gene encoding 30S ribosomal protein S9: MAQNEETTEAVVAEENPTSYTSESGPAEAEAPKKERPALTVAGAAVGRRKEAVARVRIVPGTGKWTINGRALDNYFPNKLHQQDVNEPFKILDLDGAYDVIARIHGGGISGQAGALRLGIARSLNEIDTENNRATLKKAGYLRRDARVIERKKAGLKKARKAQQYSKR; this comes from the coding sequence GTGGCTCAGAACGAAGAGACCACCGAGGCCGTTGTGGCTGAGGAAAACCCGACCAGCTACACCTCGGAGAGCGGTCCTGCAGAAGCAGAAGCGCCGAAGAAGGAACGCCCGGCACTGACCGTCGCTGGCGCAGCAGTTGGCCGCCGCAAGGAAGCTGTTGCCCGCGTGCGCATCGTCCCCGGCACCGGCAAGTGGACCATCAACGGCCGCGCGCTGGATAACTACTTCCCGAACAAACTGCACCAGCAGGACGTCAACGAGCCCTTCAAGATCCTCGATCTTGACGGCGCATACGACGTCATTGCCCGCATCCACGGTGGCGGCATCTCCGGCCAGGCCGGTGCGCTGCGCCTCGGTATCGCCCGTTCACTGAACGAGATCGACACCGAGAACAACCGCGCCACCCTGAAGAAGGCCGGTTACCTGCGCCGTGACGCACGCGTCATCGAGCGTAAGAAGGCCGGTCTCAAGAAGGCCCGTAAGGCTCAGCAGTACTCCAAGCGCTAA
- the rplM gene encoding 50S ribosomal protein L13 has translation MRTYTPKPGDINRQWHVIDATDVVLGRLASQTAILLRGKHKATFASHMDMGDFVIIINAEKVALTGAKLEQKRAYRHSGYPGGLTSVNYAELLESNPVRAVEKAIKGMLPKNSLAAQQLGKLKVYRGAEHPHAAQQPKTFEISQVAQ, from the coding sequence GTGCGTACGTACACCCCGAAGCCCGGCGATATCAACCGCCAGTGGCACGTCATTGACGCCACAGACGTTGTCCTTGGTCGTCTCGCGAGCCAGACCGCAATCCTGCTGCGCGGCAAGCATAAGGCCACCTTTGCGTCCCACATGGACATGGGCGATTTCGTCATCATCATCAACGCTGAGAAGGTAGCCCTGACCGGCGCCAAGCTGGAGCAGAAGCGCGCATACCGCCACTCCGGCTACCCGGGCGGCCTGACCTCCGTCAACTACGCGGAACTCCTGGAATCCAACCCGGTCCGCGCCGTTGAGAAAGCCATCAAGGGCATGCTCCCCAAGAACTCCCTCGCTGCACAGCAGCTGGGCAAGCTGAAGGTGTACCGCGGTGCAGAGCACCCCCACGCCGCTCAGCAGCCCAAGACGTTCGAAATTTCCCAGGTCGCCCAGTAG
- a CDS encoding prepilin peptidase has protein sequence MCLLAATFGGQPWSDLVRALAGAAILFVVYLILAIISPAGLGMGDVKLAAPVGLYLGYLGWSQLLYGGLLGFILNGVLTVLVVARNRKERTAEVAHGPSMIGAAIGIGLFFF, from the coding sequence TTGTGCCTTTTAGCGGCAACGTTTGGTGGACAACCGTGGTCTGACCTCGTCCGCGCGCTGGCCGGCGCCGCAATTCTCTTCGTTGTCTACCTGATTCTGGCGATAATTTCGCCAGCGGGCCTCGGAATGGGCGACGTCAAGCTTGCTGCTCCTGTTGGTCTCTACTTGGGGTACCTAGGTTGGAGCCAACTCCTCTACGGCGGCCTGCTCGGGTTCATTCTGAACGGCGTGCTGACCGTGCTCGTCGTGGCACGTAACCGCAAAGAACGCACCGCAGAAGTGGCTCACGGACCATCGATGATCGGCGCCGCCATAGGCATCGGGCTCTTCTTTTTCTAG
- a CDS encoding Flp family type IVb pilin, with protein MTSLMVSMLAFVAGVKDRFTSEKGATAVEYGLLVALIAAVIVVVVATLGTQINTAFTKISNQL; from the coding sequence ATGACTTCTCTCATGGTCTCAATGCTCGCATTCGTTGCCGGCGTCAAGGATCGCTTCACTTCTGAGAAGGGTGCGACCGCCGTTGAATACGGTCTGCTCGTGGCTCTGATTGCCGCCGTCATCGTGGTAGTCGTTGCGACTCTCGGCACCCAGATCAACACGGCCTTCACGAAGATCTCCAACCAGCTCTAG
- a CDS encoding Flp family type IVb pilin — MSAVFISLLAFVASAKTRFSSEKGATAVEYGLLVALIAAVIIVVVATLGGQINTAFTTVSNAL; from the coding sequence ATGTCAGCTGTATTCATTTCATTGCTTGCCTTCGTTGCTAGCGCCAAGACCCGCTTTAGCTCCGAAAAGGGCGCAACGGCAGTTGAGTATGGACTCCTTGTTGCTCTGATCGCCGCAGTGATCATCGTTGTTGTGGCTACCCTCGGCGGCCAGATCAACACGGCATTCACCACGGTGAGCAACGCGCTCTAA
- a CDS encoding TadE/TadG family type IV pilus assembly protein codes for MMQNLGRRRPRPRSAREAGAVAVEFALVLPIFLALVLGIAEFGRAFNIQVSLTEAAREAARYSAIHCAEVGYTALSAQNAGVAAAPSVGLSTANISISYSGTGTCSANNNSVVTVSYTTPWMTGFPNLIPGMPATLTIQGKGVMRCGG; via the coding sequence ATGATGCAGAACCTTGGCAGACGCCGTCCGCGTCCCCGAAGTGCCAGAGAAGCCGGCGCCGTTGCTGTTGAATTTGCGCTCGTACTGCCCATCTTCTTGGCGCTTGTCCTCGGCATCGCAGAGTTCGGCAGGGCATTCAATATCCAGGTTTCACTTACCGAAGCCGCCCGGGAAGCAGCCCGCTACTCAGCAATTCACTGTGCGGAAGTCGGTTACACGGCGCTAAGCGCCCAGAATGCAGGAGTCGCGGCTGCACCGTCCGTCGGACTCAGCACGGCGAATATCAGCATCAGCTATTCAGGCACAGGCACATGTTCAGCCAACAACAACTCCGTGGTCACTGTTAGTTACACAACTCCATGGATGACAGGCTTCCCGAACTTGATTCCGGGAATGCCCGCCACCCTCACAATTCAAGGCAAAGGTGTCATGCGATGCGGCGGATAA
- a CDS encoding RcpC/CpaB family pilus assembly protein: MTSAELVPGEPLLGVRLVDPTSLAAPGSVSVPAGMQEISVQLEAQRVVGGRIVAGDTVGIVALFADGGAGAETAKQIFHKVLVTSVQRSTAQASAGAAQTASEQANTQLPTGQLLVTFARSDTDASKIAFAAEFGKLWLTKEPATATESAPYTVKKVELFQ; encoded by the coding sequence GTGACCTCGGCGGAGTTGGTACCCGGCGAGCCCCTGCTCGGCGTCAGGCTAGTGGATCCCACAAGTTTGGCAGCCCCCGGTTCCGTTTCGGTTCCGGCAGGAATGCAGGAGATATCAGTCCAACTGGAGGCTCAGCGAGTCGTTGGAGGGCGCATCGTAGCTGGCGACACGGTGGGCATCGTTGCGCTATTTGCTGATGGAGGGGCTGGAGCCGAGACAGCCAAGCAGATCTTCCACAAGGTATTGGTCACTAGCGTCCAGCGTTCGACAGCTCAGGCATCCGCCGGCGCCGCCCAAACAGCTTCGGAGCAGGCAAATACGCAGCTACCCACAGGCCAGCTTCTTGTCACGTTTGCGCGCAGCGACACCGACGCTTCGAAGATCGCGTTCGCTGCAGAATTCGGAAAATTGTGGCTAACCAAGGAACCCGCCACAGCAACCGAGAGCGCGCCGTACACCGTCAAGAAAGTAGAGTTGTTCCAATGA
- a CDS encoding AAA family ATPase: MSRFVLVTADANFSQRAQQAVAGLHGTLQTLAADYLPPSPDDILRVLSGELAEVILLGPGLPTDDSIRLASLFDLQYPEISLVLVTAGEADVALPAMRAGIRDLLSPGATSDEIRSMLERASLAAAGRRRGLGASVEEGAPGGRIIAVMSPKGGVGKTTVTTNLAVGLGRIAPMSVVVLDLDLQFGDVASGLMLEPERTLADAVTGAAVQDSMVLKSYLTLHPSGIYALCAPLNPAHADQISGDQVGHLISQLASEFQYVVVDTAPGLGEHVLATLDQATDAVWICGMDIPSIRGLRTGFSILTELDLLPQNRHVVLNFADRKSGLTLQDVEATIGCPVDVVLPRSRAVPFSTNKGIPLLQDGSRDSAARGLGQLVDRFKPNWEQRPHKKLHRRVIV; this comes from the coding sequence ATGAGCAGGTTTGTGCTCGTCACAGCCGACGCCAACTTCTCACAGAGGGCACAACAGGCCGTTGCCGGCCTGCACGGCACTTTGCAAACGCTGGCGGCGGACTACCTGCCCCCTAGCCCGGACGACATACTTCGTGTTCTTAGCGGCGAACTGGCCGAGGTGATCCTGCTTGGACCCGGGCTGCCGACCGACGACTCGATCCGATTGGCCAGCCTGTTCGACCTTCAGTATCCGGAAATCAGCCTGGTCCTGGTGACTGCAGGCGAAGCAGATGTTGCACTCCCTGCGATGCGTGCTGGGATCCGCGATCTGCTTAGTCCCGGAGCGACCAGCGACGAAATCCGCAGCATGCTCGAACGAGCCAGTTTGGCGGCAGCGGGCAGGCGGCGTGGCTTAGGAGCATCCGTTGAAGAAGGCGCCCCCGGAGGGCGAATCATCGCTGTCATGTCACCAAAAGGGGGTGTGGGCAAAACAACGGTAACGACCAACCTGGCCGTAGGGCTCGGAAGGATTGCCCCGATGAGCGTCGTCGTCCTCGATTTGGACCTTCAGTTCGGCGACGTAGCCTCCGGGCTAATGCTTGAGCCAGAACGTACCTTGGCAGACGCCGTCACCGGAGCGGCAGTCCAAGACAGCATGGTGCTGAAGTCGTACCTGACACTGCACCCGTCCGGCATTTACGCGCTTTGCGCACCGCTCAATCCCGCCCACGCGGACCAAATTAGCGGCGACCAAGTAGGTCACCTCATCAGTCAACTCGCGAGCGAATTCCAATACGTCGTTGTGGATACCGCGCCCGGTCTTGGCGAGCACGTCCTGGCAACACTTGATCAAGCCACCGACGCCGTCTGGATTTGCGGAATGGACATCCCCAGCATCAGAGGCCTCAGAACGGGCTTCAGTATTCTCACGGAACTGGACTTACTACCCCAGAATCGTCACGTTGTACTGAACTTCGCGGACCGCAAAAGCGGCCTCACATTGCAAGATGTGGAAGCCACCATTGGGTGCCCGGTCGACGTCGTCCTCCCCCGGTCCCGTGCGGTCCCGTTCTCCACGAATAAGGGCATACCTCTCCTGCAGGACGGCAGCAGGGACTCTGCCGCACGTGGATTGGGGCAGCTGGTGGATAGGTTCAAGCCCAACTGGGAACAACGGCCGCATAAGAAACTTCACAGAAGGGTAATAGTCTGA
- a CDS encoding CpaF family protein, translating to MSLARRLEVARGVDGDKQATPETATVPWKASVAPGTDQGTNPFESRNYASEPSEALTAVKERAGVALYERMGSRITDSSIEESELQQYVKDELRSIIEEDEIPLTVAERQRLVQEIIDDVLGLGPLEKFLNDAEVTEIMVNGPDKVYVERNGKLTLTGTRFGGEEQLRKVIERIVTKVGRRIDESSPLVDARLADGSRVNAIIPPLSVSGSCLTIRKFGQVPLTVSNLISLGSMSPEIAELLQACVRARLNVIVSGGTGTGKTTLLNVLSSFIPAEERIVTIEDAVELQLQQEHVVRLESRPRNIEGKGEISIRDLVRNSLRMRPDRIVIGEVRGGESLDMLQAMNTGHDGSISTVHANSPRDAISRLETLVLMAGMDLPLRAIREQIASAVNLIVHISRLRDGSRRVTHVTEVQGMEGDVVTLQDAFVFDYSAGVDANGKFLGRPMPTGVRPRFVDHFAELGIPLSPTVFGSMPAGGVFR from the coding sequence ATGAGCTTGGCAAGAAGATTAGAGGTCGCCCGGGGCGTCGATGGCGACAAGCAAGCCACGCCCGAAACCGCTACCGTACCTTGGAAGGCCTCGGTCGCCCCTGGTACAGACCAAGGAACGAACCCCTTCGAATCGCGGAACTATGCCAGCGAACCAAGTGAGGCACTGACTGCCGTCAAAGAACGTGCCGGGGTCGCCCTGTATGAGCGAATGGGTAGCCGGATCACGGATTCGTCCATAGAGGAATCCGAGCTGCAGCAATACGTCAAGGACGAGCTTCGGAGCATCATCGAAGAAGATGAAATTCCGCTCACAGTTGCGGAGCGTCAGCGGCTAGTCCAGGAGATCATCGACGACGTCCTGGGGCTAGGACCGCTCGAGAAATTCCTAAACGACGCCGAGGTCACGGAGATCATGGTCAATGGCCCGGACAAGGTATACGTGGAACGTAACGGCAAGCTGACCCTCACTGGCACCAGATTCGGCGGCGAAGAGCAGCTGAGGAAGGTTATCGAACGGATTGTCACCAAGGTGGGGAGACGGATAGACGAATCGTCGCCCCTTGTGGACGCCCGCCTTGCCGACGGTTCCCGCGTAAATGCAATCATTCCTCCTCTGTCCGTCAGTGGTTCCTGCCTAACGATCCGAAAATTCGGTCAAGTGCCGCTGACTGTCAGTAACCTGATTTCCTTGGGTTCCATGTCACCTGAAATCGCGGAGCTGCTGCAGGCTTGCGTAAGGGCTCGGCTGAACGTCATTGTGTCTGGCGGAACAGGTACCGGGAAAACAACCCTGCTAAATGTGTTGTCTTCCTTCATTCCGGCAGAAGAGCGGATCGTGACAATCGAAGACGCTGTGGAACTTCAGCTCCAGCAGGAGCATGTTGTTCGACTCGAAAGCCGGCCGAGGAACATCGAAGGCAAAGGCGAGATAAGTATCCGTGACCTCGTTCGAAATTCTCTGCGTATGCGCCCGGACCGAATTGTTATCGGCGAGGTCCGCGGTGGCGAGTCCCTCGACATGCTTCAAGCCATGAACACAGGGCACGATGGATCTATCTCAACAGTTCACGCCAACTCCCCCCGAGATGCGATCTCGCGCCTGGAGACGCTGGTTCTCATGGCAGGCATGGATCTACCTCTTCGCGCCATTAGGGAACAGATAGCGTCCGCAGTGAACTTGATCGTTCACATTTCGCGACTGCGCGACGGAAGCCGTCGGGTGACTCACGTGACCGAAGTTCAGGGCATGGAGGGTGACGTAGTGACTTTGCAGGATGCCTTTGTCTTTGACTACAGCGCCGGGGTTGATGCCAACGGGAAATTCCTTGGCCGGCCAATGCCGACCGGAGTCCGTCCGCGATTCGTGGATCACTTCGCGGAACTCGGAATTCCGCTATCTCCAACCGTATTTGGCAGCATGCCGGCCGGAGGCGTATTTCGATGA
- a CDS encoding type II secretion system F family protein has translation MTVTDPIFLAVGIVLCFVALTMLITITFKSGRGEIALSRRRPGVVDGPSMLTRVTNSATSFLDRKVSKNAAFGSRVSLEQAGLKLRQVDFILLIACLAVTAGIVGFILGGIAACILFICATPLAAKLFLGILSGRRRSKFDSQLGDTLQMLAGGLRAGHSLLRSIDAVSQEAEAPTSEEFARLINESRLGRDLRESMADAARRLRSEDFDWISQAIEIHREVGGDLAEVLDHVGETIRERTQIKGQVKALSAEGRLSAYILVALPVGMFLYMSVVNGSYIATLYTNVLGWFMLAAALVLLAVGTFWLSRVVQIKF, from the coding sequence ATGACTGTCACAGATCCGATTTTTCTCGCCGTTGGGATCGTGCTTTGTTTCGTTGCTCTGACTATGTTGATAACTATCACTTTCAAGAGCGGACGTGGAGAAATTGCGCTGTCCCGGCGAAGGCCAGGCGTAGTCGACGGCCCCTCAATGCTAACCAGGGTTACAAATTCGGCGACGTCCTTTCTAGACCGAAAAGTCAGTAAGAATGCCGCATTTGGAAGTCGAGTCTCACTGGAGCAAGCCGGTCTCAAACTGCGTCAAGTGGACTTCATCCTACTGATCGCTTGCCTCGCTGTAACGGCGGGAATCGTTGGCTTTATCCTGGGAGGCATAGCCGCTTGCATACTCTTCATTTGCGCGACGCCGCTGGCCGCCAAATTATTTCTAGGCATTCTCTCTGGGCGTCGTCGAAGCAAGTTCGACTCACAACTCGGGGACACGCTGCAGATGCTTGCCGGGGGGTTGCGGGCCGGCCATAGTCTTCTGCGCTCGATAGACGCAGTGTCGCAGGAGGCTGAGGCGCCCACATCCGAGGAGTTCGCCAGGTTGATCAATGAGTCACGGCTTGGACGGGATCTGCGGGAATCGATGGCTGACGCCGCCCGGCGGTTGCGCAGCGAAGACTTCGACTGGATAAGCCAGGCCATCGAAATCCATCGTGAGGTCGGCGGGGATCTGGCAGAAGTACTGGATCACGTCGGAGAGACTATTCGTGAGAGAACGCAGATCAAGGGGCAGGTCAAAGCCCTAAGTGCCGAAGGCCGCCTTTCCGCCTACATTCTGGTGGCGCTGCCCGTGGGAATGTTCCTCTATATGAGCGTCGTGAATGGAAGTTACATTGCGACGCTATACACAAATGTGCTGGGTTGGTTTATGTTGGCCGCCGCCCTCGTTCTATTAGCTGTCGGCACATTCTGGCTCAGCCGCGTAGTCCAAATAAAGTTCTAG
- a CDS encoding type II secretion system F family protein, with translation MTTMAWLIVGLIVLPCAFLVWSLVAVDRRGFAAVRNNLGRGLRLADGVPVGTGSSSSADAKPSIPLGMRLTPKGYTGWLDKILARAGRPARLPLERVLVAKPALALVVGVLGIVTVIKSPSPQSVLFVVLLAALAYFVPDILIHGRGAERQKAIELELPNTLDQMLISVEAGLGFETAMARAGQNGKGPLAAELMRTLQDMQVGRSRRDAYLGMAARTDVPDLRSFVRAVVQADVYGIAIANVLRAQAKQMRVKRRQRAEEKAMKLPVKVLFPLMFCILPVLFIVIIGPAAINVMKNFVGAF, from the coding sequence ATGACGACAATGGCGTGGCTTATCGTCGGGCTAATCGTACTCCCGTGTGCCTTCCTTGTTTGGTCGCTGGTGGCCGTCGACAGGAGGGGCTTCGCGGCTGTTCGGAACAATCTGGGGCGCGGACTTCGATTGGCTGACGGGGTACCCGTCGGCACCGGATCAAGTTCATCGGCAGATGCCAAACCTTCCATACCGTTGGGCATGCGCCTCACCCCAAAGGGATACACCGGTTGGCTCGACAAAATACTGGCTCGTGCGGGCAGGCCTGCCCGGCTGCCGCTGGAGCGCGTATTGGTCGCCAAACCAGCACTGGCTTTGGTTGTAGGCGTCCTCGGGATAGTGACTGTAATCAAGAGCCCTTCCCCTCAGTCCGTGCTTTTCGTCGTACTGCTCGCCGCACTGGCATACTTCGTGCCCGATATCCTGATCCATGGACGTGGGGCTGAACGTCAGAAGGCTATAGAACTTGAGCTACCAAACACTCTGGACCAGATGTTGATCTCAGTAGAGGCAGGACTTGGTTTCGAGACGGCCATGGCACGTGCTGGTCAGAATGGAAAAGGGCCTCTGGCTGCAGAGCTGATGAGAACGCTGCAAGATATGCAGGTCGGCCGCAGTCGGCGAGACGCCTATCTGGGCATGGCCGCTCGCACAGATGTGCCGGACTTGAGGAGTTTTGTTCGAGCCGTCGTCCAGGCTGATGTCTATGGCATCGCAATCGCCAATGTTCTCCGCGCCCAAGCAAAGCAAATGCGCGTCAAACGGCGTCAGCGCGCCGAGGAGAAGGCCATGAAACTGCCGGTCAAAGTCCTCTTCCCGCTCATGTTCTGCATCCTCCCGGTGTTGTTTATCGTGATCATCGGCCCGGCTGCGATCAACGTCATGAAAAACTTCGTCGGCGCTTTCTGA
- a CDS encoding Flp family type IVb pilin: protein MLSLIATLQTLGFTLKNRLNNEKGATAVEYGIMVGLIAVVIIVAVSTLGGTLKGFFTSINANL from the coding sequence ATGCTTTCTCTTATCGCCACCCTTCAGACCCTCGGCTTCACCCTCAAGAACCGCCTCAACAACGAAAAGGGCGCAACGGCTGTCGAGTACGGCATCATGGTTGGCCTTATCGCCGTCGTTATCATCGTCGCTGTAAGCACTTTGGGCGGCACCCTTAAGGGTTTCTTCACATCGATCAACGCCAACCTCTAG
- a CDS encoding TadE family protein: MREPSERGAAAVEFAILLPLLLMLVLGTIEFGRAYNTQITLTNAARDGVRVMAIANDPDGAKTAAKNAAASVSTTIPTSDVTLSTNVCSTGNQVTLTIKYTLSTITGIAGPFPMTGKGVMLCGG; this comes from the coding sequence ATGCGCGAGCCATCGGAACGCGGGGCAGCCGCCGTCGAGTTCGCCATCCTGCTTCCACTGCTCCTGATGCTGGTCTTGGGAACCATAGAGTTCGGCCGCGCCTACAACACCCAGATAACCCTCACTAATGCTGCCCGTGACGGCGTGCGCGTCATGGCCATCGCCAATGACCCCGACGGGGCGAAGACCGCTGCCAAGAATGCGGCGGCCTCGGTCAGCACGACGATTCCGACGTCCGACGTCACGCTCAGCACTAATGTATGCAGCACCGGCAATCAGGTGACGCTCACCATCAAGTACACCCTGTCCACCATCACCGGCATCGCCGGCCCGTTTCCGATGACAGGAAAAGGAGTCATGCTGTGCGGCGGATGA